In Deltaproteobacteria bacterium, the sequence AACTTCCCCTGCAAAAATTGTTACAACTCGGTTCATTTTGTTACGGGCAACGAGTTTTTCGTTTGTTAACTTATCCGCCCCAACCACACAGACAATCGGCAATTCGCGGCATTTAGCACACGAAGGCAACACCCGAACTTCGTTAACAGCTATATCAGCGAATTCAGAATTGTTGGCTTCTGCGATTGCAGATGAAACACAGGCTACCATGAAAAACAGAGCTTTTAGTCGAACCATTAGTTGAAACAAAAAATGTCCTCCAAAGGCTGAGATTCAAACCGCGCGATTGCCGACGTTGAAACCCAAATCAAAATCATAGGTAAGCCATAAATAAGCAAGTCGTGAGCCGCTGAAATGCGCAACTTACGGCTTCAAACCAAGACATCGAGGCTCATTTGAATCAAGTAAACTTGTGACCTTTTCAAAAACAAAGACGAAATTCGTCACAGAACTGAATCAAACTATTTGCATCGAATTGCTACTAGCGTGCCAGAAAGGCATCAATCTCAACTCGGCCATTTTGTGTCATTAACAGATGGAGCGTTTTCCAAGACCGTGAAACCTCTCATCCTGTTTCGATAAAAAATGATAGCAATAAATGTTTCTATTCTCTTAGAGGTTCTAGTTACCTCTCTTCGAGGCAACTCACACGGTAAACACAGTATTGACCCGAGCTAAACTATATCGAAATATTTAGCTACGATGACCAGCCGGAAGCTTTGCTACCAACTACATCTTTCCTTTTTAGACCACTGGTCTGTCTTGTTTGATTGGTCCATTTGAAAACGAGATGCTCATATTTCTCCTGTCCTTCTCGCCACCGTCTCATGCGCGGCTCGTTGGGAAGCGTCAAGCACTTCTAGTTTCGGGGCCAGTTTGCGGCTGATTACTTAGTCCTAATGAAGGAGGCTTCGCAGCCCCCGTTGCTGATCGAAATACTGGTCCTGTCCCCATTGGGCCCCTTGCTGCTTTTACTGCTTTTACCACTATTTCCTTTTTCAATACTGGCCCTAAGGCGGAGCTGTTTTCTTTGAGTATTCGCCGCCATTTTGCCAATTCCATTGAGGGTTCGTAACATTTCAATTTCAGCTTTGAGGCTATTGATTCTTTCCCGGTCTGGTTCTTTTTCAGAGTCGACTTCTGTTTTCAATGGGTCTTGGCTGGTTTGCGGAGGCTGGTTTTTCACCAACCCTGCCAATTCTTTTTCTGCATTTTTGAGTCGTGTCTTATTCACGTCGATTAAATGTCTTCGAGCCTTACTTACAGAACTGTAATAGCTTTGAAATGAAGCACCAGGGCCGATATCTGAATATTTAAGGTACCCGTTTGATGTTAAATATTCTGCTGTTTTAAACTGTGCAAAGTCAGTTCCGTAGTAACCAGGAAGTGAAACTTTTATGAGGCCAGCTGCCGCGCGCCATGGATTGTCACGCATCTCCCAGATGGTTCGCGGGAGTTTATCAAAAGCTATTTCCGTGATTTCCGGCCTCTCTTTGGCGGCACGCCCATCTTTGTCGGTACTGGGTTGCCACTCTCTGAGGTAGGCACGATTCGCGTCAGGGGCAGCCATAAATTTCGCAAATTCAGCAAACGTAATGGCTCCATTGGAATCTATTAATGTGTTTCCGACTACCCTAACAATAACAACGTTTGTCGGAAAACCTTGATTTAGCATTGGCTCGGTTAGCGAATTTCTGTAGAGCGCGGGGTTTGAATTGATAAGTTCCATTAAAACCGCGTTCATAGCAGAAGCGGCATGGTGTCGGTCAGTTGGGTAAGCAAGACTTGCGTACTTTCCAGCTCTGCTGTCTTCGGAATTAACTGGGCCAACAAAGATAGGCACTTGCCGATTGAGATAAAGATACTCGTAAAATTTCTGAGGCGTTAGAGTTGTCATAAATTTCCGCAGCTGGGCAGCTTTTCGCCTGACTTCGCGTCCTCCCACCTGTGGTTGGGTCGGATGTAACTGGTCAATGGT encodes:
- a CDS encoding ParB/Srx family N-terminal domain-containing protein; protein product: MLGSNCDTGKYINFSIFVKSRLIQYLSILLICLLLPLRVFSQYQSPIDHAASTSDANPTNVQENIPDIRSISRLNANTPAGTIAWATIDQLHPTQPQVGGREVRRKAAQLRKFMTTLTPQKFYEYLYLNRQVPIFVGPVNSEDSRAGKYASLAYPTDRHHAASAMNAVLMELINSNPALYRNSLTEPMLNQGFPTNVVIVRVVGNTLIDSNGAITFAEFAKFMAAPDANRAYLREWQPSTDKDGRAAKERPEITEIAFDKLPRTIWEMRDNPWRAAAGLIKVSLPGYYGTDFAQFKTAEYLTSNGYLKYSDIGPGASFQSYYSSVSKARRHLIDVNKTRLKNAEKELAGLVKNQPPQTSQDPLKTEVDSEKEPDRERINSLKAEIEMLRTLNGIGKMAANTQRKQLRLRASIEKGNSGKSSKSSKGPNGDRTSISISNGGCEASFIRTK